GCGGGATGAAGGCGGCGACGATCGCGCCGAAGGCGATGATCATGACGACGAAGGCGATGGCGAAGCCGATCATCTCCGCCTTGCCCGGCTGCTCCTGGGCCTGCATCACGCCCATCGTCGCGGCCACCTCGATGCCGTGCCCGCGATGCCGTTCGAGGATGTCGGTCAGCGCCTTCTTGTCCTCGGGTTTGAGGTCCATGACGTTGATCGACTGGTGGACCGTGATCTGTCCGACGCGGCCGTCGTCGCCGAGGACCTTGGAGGCCATCTGCGGCATGAGCTGCGCGGCCGTCACCGGGTTGGCGATCGTCGACGTCTGCGGGTTCTTGTCCGTGGCGCTCACATGCGGGAGCTGCCGCAGATCGTTGACGAGCTTGTCGATCTCGACGGTGTGGTCGGCGAGCTTGTCGGTCGGCTTGGACTTGTCGGTACCGAGCACGATGATCGTGTTGGCCTCGGTCTGCGACTTGGTCACCTCCGGGAAGTACTGCTGCATCTGGGACATGGCGACGCCGCCGTCGGTCCCGGGAAGGTCGAAGTCTTTGGCGAACTTGGGCTGCAGGGCGCCGATCAGCCCGCCGAGGATGACGAGGAGGGCGAGCCAGGCGCCGATCACCCACCACTTGTTGCGGAACGAGAAGCGTCCGAGGTTGAACAAATAGGTCGACATGGCATCAAGTGTTACTGACTAACACTTTTTCGCGCAACCGCTGCCGGATCGCAGTGGTGAGCCTCACCGCCACGGCGGCCCGGCGCTCACATCTCGGTGTGCTGACAATCAGGTGTGGCTCTAGAAGATTGGAGCGCGTGCCAGAACGAGTCCGCGGATCCCTCGATTGGGGGACCTATGCCAACTCGTTCGCCTTCCGATTAGTCCAGGTCAGACGCATTCGCGGCCTCTCGCAGGAGGCGTTGGCACACAAGGCCGGGATGCATCGAAACCAGGTGTCGAACCTGGAGCGGGCGCGTAGCAATCGCGAGCCGTTCATCTCCGATCCGCAGCTCTCCACGGTCTACCGTCTCGCCGTCGCCCTCGACGTCCCGCCCGCCTATCTGCTTCCCGACGCCGACGGAAGACTGCCGGAACAGTCGCCCGAGTTGACCGACGGTTCCCGGGTCGAGAAGGAGCTGTACGAGCGGCTGGCGCCGGGGACCGACTCCGCGCTGGGCTAGTCGGAGTCGTGACTTCCCAGTCGATCCACAGGTATTGCCGATAGCTCTCTCACCTGTGCGACGGACGATAGATGCATGAGCAACAACGGCCTGTACCCCGAATCCGTCGAACTGATCGTTCTCGACGACGAGGCGGCCCGTCGCTATGCGCACGAGCTGCTGGACGCCGGGCTGCCCGTCGCCGTCGTCGCGCGCACCGCGTCGCTCGTCGTGCCCTTCCTCGAGGCCGGCGGGCGGACCGTGGCCGTCGTCGCCGACATCGACGATCCCGACCAGCTGGCCGGTGCGATCATGCGCGTCGAGAGTCGACTCGCGCCGGTCGGCGCGCTGATCCGCTACCGCTGCGACGTGCCGGTGCACCCGACGGCGTTCCACGCCGCGTGAGCATGGGCGATAGCTCGCAAGTGATGTCAGCGAGTGTGCTTTAGCATCACTTATCGTTATAAGTGATGCTATGATCGGATCATGACGTCACTTGGTACCGCCGTCACCTATGAACAGCTGACGTGGCCGGTGGCCGACGAGGCCGGCTACGGGGTCGCCGATCAGCGCGCAGCCCTACGGCAATCCGGGCCATACGACGCCGCGGTGCCCGCTGAGATCGCCGACCTGAGACTTGACTTGCCGCCCGGGGTCTTGGCCGAAGCGGAGGACGCCGCCGCCGAGCTTGCCCGATTCGACG
This genomic interval from Gordonia sp. X0973 contains the following:
- a CDS encoding helix-turn-helix domain-containing protein, giving the protein MPERVRGSLDWGTYANSFAFRLVQVRRIRGLSQEALAHKAGMHRNQVSNLERARSNREPFISDPQLSTVYRLAVALDVPPAYLLPDADGRLPEQSPELTDGSRVEKELYERLAPGTDSALG